From Nicotiana tabacum cultivar K326 chromosome 15, ASM71507v2, whole genome shotgun sequence, the proteins below share one genomic window:
- the LOC142169834 gene encoding uncharacterized protein LOC142169834, whose product MSIAEYQQKFLRLSRYAGGIIDGEREECRRFEEGLNGYIRKSAAILQLEDFFKIISVALTWERIDKEEATRRENMFSKGNSDYGGPSKKGKFDYFKTESAHRSSYHKQNKPNFSTASTPSYVQGKTYTPTCAQCGKNHYGACKRAFGACFNCGNLDHKVQGCPNPNPLSYTHTEGSVQKLVTTYYQANSCTRPRNMQAAGSGGANQASGSRSTARVYAMRQRNDQDGPDVVVGKFHLFGISVVTLIDPGSSHSYVCSSLAFPDTSKSVRLDFDMLVTSPLDHQDVVNRIYRDCPFMIQNLVFPTDLLEMPFQDYDVIVGMDWLYRYHALVDCRLKQVTFENPAYSHIVVQ is encoded by the coding sequence ATGTCTATTGCAGAGTATCAACAAAAATTTCTCAGGCTTTCTCGCTATGCTGGAGGTATTATTGATGGTGAAAGAGAAGAGtgcagaagatttgaagaagGTTTGAATGGTTACATTCGAAAGTCTGCGGCAATCTTGCAACTTGAGGATTTTTTCAAGATAATTTCAGTTGCTCTTACTTGGGAAAGAATTGACAAGGAAGAAGCTACTAGGAGAGAAAACATGTTTAGCAAGGGTAATTCAGATTATGGCGGTCCATCCAAGAAGGGAAAGTTTGACTATTTCAAGACTGAAAGTGCACATAGGTCATCATATCATAAGCAGAATAAGCCAAATTTCTCTACTGCTAGTACTCCAAGTTATGTCCAAGGCAAAACTTATACACCTACTTGTGCACAGTGCGGGAAGAATCACTATGGTGCTTGCAAAAGAGCTTTTGGTGCTTGTTTTAATTGTGGAAATCTAGATCATAAAGTGCAGGGTTGTCCTAATCCTAATCCTCTTTCTTATACACATACAGAGGGCTCAGTTCAAAAGCTTGTCACTACTTATTATCAAGCTAATAGCTGTACAAGACCTAGAAATATGCAAGCAGCGGGTTCGGGTGGAGCTAATCAGGCTAGTGGGTCGAGATCTACTGCACGAGTCTATGCTATGAGACAGAGGAATGACCAAGATGGCCCGGACGTGGTTGTTGGTAAATTTCACTTATTTGGCATATCTGTTGTTACATTAATTGATCCTGGATCTTCGCACTCTTATGTTTGCTCATCACTTGCATTTCCTGATACTAGTAAATCTGTGAGACTTGACTTTGATATGCTAGTCACGAGTCCATTAGATCATCAGGATGTTGTTAACAGGATTTACCGAGATTGTCCATTCATGATTCAAAATTTGGTCTTTCCTACAGACTTGCTTGAAATGCCCTTCCAAGACTATGATGTTATTGTTGGTATGGATTGGCTCTATAGGTACCATGCATTGGTTGATTGTAGGTTAAAGCAAGTGACTTTTGAAAATCCTGCATATTCACACATAGTAGTTCAATGA